One segment of Stenotrophomonas sp. SAU14A_NAIMI4_8 DNA contains the following:
- a CDS encoding efflux transporter outer membrane subunit yields the protein MRAVETGVAASLALLLAGCSLAPTYQVPAVQVPVAYEQPTGGSPQPTLAQDWWRAFNDPVLDQLQVQLRQANPNLALAVAHYDAARAAAGETASARAPQVGFSTGPMRERQSDDKPLRSATQPAVYDSNAATFSLSFDLDLWGRLRNAAAAGHARAQASADDLAAARLSLSQQLTATYLQLRNTEAQQAILRDSIDDYQQALRLTQDRLQGEIASELDVARARHQLASAQADLDALQVHQAMLRHALAELVGAPASGFSVGVMAQAPTLPQVPTDLPSALLQQRPDIAAAERRVFAANAGIGVARAAWFPQLSLTGLFGGQTSGSSALLDAGNRYWALGPLAALPVFDGGRRKAAKAEAYAEFDVASAQYRATVLAAIREVEDQLVQLHGLADQRGHEEEAVQAARRTEQIARDRYAGGAVSYLDVVTAQTDARQAQLGLQDIQSRQLQASAALMAALGGGWSVAADARD from the coding sequence ATGCGCGCGGTTGAGACCGGCGTCGCCGCATCGCTGGCGCTGCTGCTGGCCGGGTGTTCGCTGGCGCCAACCTACCAGGTGCCTGCGGTCCAGGTGCCGGTGGCGTATGAGCAGCCGACCGGCGGGTCGCCGCAGCCGACACTGGCGCAGGACTGGTGGCGGGCATTCAACGACCCCGTGCTGGACCAGCTGCAGGTGCAGTTGCGCCAGGCCAACCCGAACCTGGCGCTGGCCGTGGCGCACTACGACGCCGCGCGTGCTGCCGCAGGCGAGACCGCCTCGGCACGCGCGCCCCAGGTCGGCTTCAGTACCGGCCCGATGCGCGAGCGGCAGTCGGACGACAAGCCGCTGCGCAGTGCCACCCAGCCAGCGGTGTATGACAGCAATGCGGCCACGTTCTCGCTGTCCTTCGATCTGGATCTGTGGGGCCGGCTGCGCAACGCGGCGGCGGCCGGGCATGCGCGGGCCCAGGCCAGTGCCGATGACCTGGCCGCGGCACGGCTCAGCCTGTCCCAGCAGTTGACCGCCACCTACCTGCAGCTGCGCAACACCGAGGCGCAGCAGGCCATCCTGCGCGACAGCATCGACGACTACCAGCAGGCGCTGCGCCTGACCCAGGACCGCTTGCAGGGCGAGATCGCCTCGGAGCTGGATGTGGCACGCGCCCGCCATCAGCTGGCCAGCGCGCAGGCCGATCTGGATGCGCTGCAGGTGCACCAGGCCATGCTGCGGCACGCGCTGGCCGAGCTGGTGGGGGCGCCGGCAAGTGGCTTCAGCGTGGGGGTGATGGCACAGGCGCCGACCCTGCCGCAGGTGCCCACCGATCTGCCCAGCGCCCTGCTGCAGCAGCGCCCAGACATTGCCGCTGCCGAGCGCCGGGTGTTCGCCGCGAACGCCGGCATCGGCGTGGCACGCGCCGCATGGTTCCCGCAGTTGAGCCTGACCGGCCTGTTCGGTGGCCAGACCTCGGGCAGCAGCGCGCTGCTGGATGCCGGCAACCGCTACTGGGCGCTGGGACCGCTGGCGGCATTGCCGGTGTTCGACGGCGGCCGGCGCAAGGCCGCCAAGGCCGAAGCCTATGCCGAATTCGATGTGGCCTCGGCGCAGTACCGGGCCACGGTGCTGGCGGCAATCCGTGAGGTGGAGGACCAGCTGGTGCAGTTGCACGGCCTGGCCGACCAGCGCGGCCATGAGGAAGAAGCCGTGCAGGCCGCGCGCCGTACCGAGCAGATCGCCCGTGACCGCTACGCCGGTGGCGCGGTGAGCTATCTGGACGTGGTGACCGCGCAGACCGACGCGCGGCAGGCGCAACTGGGGCTGCAGGACATCCAGAGTCGCCAGCTGCAGGCAAGCGCCGCCCTGATGGCCGCCCTGGGCGGGGGCTGGTCGGTGGCGGCAGACGCGCGCGACTGA
- a CDS encoding efflux RND transporter periplasmic adaptor subunit, which translates to MSDASLPQAPLRRRLILGAAIAVAVVAAGLALRAQQAHAVGEWTEQQAVPAVQVVTAGAQGEAGTLTLPAHLGAWTEAPIHARVGGYLKSWNADIGQSVKAGQVLAVIDSPELDQQIAQAHAHLLQAQADAALAKVSAERWQGMLGSHSVSRQEADEKQANAVAAQASVEAAQADYARLQELGRYRTLRAPFDGTVTARLTDVGQLIRADDSGRELFNIADTRRLRLMVPVPQNSAASIQPGLQATLQVPGLAGRHFTATLQGDSSAIDRSSGTLLAQFVVDNADGALLPGSYAEVTLPLQGGADGVSVPADVLIFRAKGTQVAVLDAHDVVHLRDIHIASDLGSTLRIDHGLKAGERLIPNPPDALREGDHVRVVAAAKEPAHARG; encoded by the coding sequence ATGTCTGATGCTTCCTTGCCGCAGGCGCCGCTGCGCCGCCGTCTGATCCTGGGGGCTGCCATTGCCGTGGCGGTCGTGGCCGCTGGCCTGGCGCTGCGCGCGCAGCAGGCCCATGCGGTGGGCGAATGGACCGAGCAGCAGGCCGTGCCGGCCGTGCAGGTGGTCACCGCCGGTGCGCAGGGCGAAGCGGGCACGCTGACCTTGCCGGCGCACCTGGGGGCCTGGACCGAGGCGCCGATCCATGCGCGCGTGGGCGGCTACCTGAAATCCTGGAACGCCGATATCGGCCAGTCGGTGAAGGCCGGCCAGGTGCTGGCGGTGATCGACAGCCCGGAACTGGACCAGCAGATTGCCCAGGCGCATGCGCACCTGCTGCAGGCGCAGGCGGATGCAGCGTTGGCCAAGGTCAGTGCCGAGCGCTGGCAGGGCATGCTGGGCAGCCACTCGGTATCGCGCCAGGAAGCCGATGAGAAGCAGGCCAATGCCGTGGCCGCGCAGGCCAGCGTGGAAGCGGCGCAGGCCGACTATGCGCGGCTGCAGGAACTGGGGCGCTACCGCACGCTGCGCGCGCCCTTCGACGGCACCGTTACCGCACGCCTGACCGACGTGGGCCAGCTGATCCGCGCCGATGACAGTGGCCGCGAACTGTTCAACATTGCCGATACCCGCCGCCTGCGGCTGATGGTGCCGGTGCCGCAGAACAGTGCGGCCAGCATCCAGCCGGGACTGCAGGCCACGCTGCAGGTACCGGGTCTGGCCGGCCGCCATTTCACCGCCACGTTGCAGGGTGATTCCAGCGCGATCGACCGCAGCTCGGGCACGCTGCTGGCGCAGTTCGTAGTGGACAACGCCGACGGTGCCCTGCTGCCCGGCAGCTACGCCGAGGTGACCCTGCCACTGCAGGGCGGCGCCGACGGCGTAAGCGTACCGGCCGACGTGCTGATCTTCCGCGCCAAGGGCACCCAGGTAGCGGTGCTGGATGCGCACGACGTGGTGCATCTGCGTGACATCCATATCGCCAGCGACCTGGGCAGCACGCTGCGCATCGACCACGGCCTGAAGGCCGGCGAGCGGCTGATTCCGAACCCACCCGATGCGTTGCGCGAGGGCGATCACGTGCGCGTGGTGGCCGCGGCAAAGGAGCCTGCCCATGCGCGCGGTTGA
- a CDS encoding efflux RND transporter permease subunit, whose product MLGLVRTALNKPYTFVVMAIFICIVGPLSALRTPTDVFPDIGIPVVAVVWQYTGLSPDAMAGRVISPYERALSTTVNDIEHIESQSLAGMGVVKVFFQPGVDIRTANAQITAISQTIVKQMPAGMTPPLILNYSASTVPVLQMAFSSPTLGESQIRDLAQNSVRPPLTSIAGLAIPAPYGGKQRQITLDLDPQALAAKGLSAQDVGNALAAQNQITPVGTAKLGSNEFTVLLNNSPSDIQALNDLPIRTVNGAVVTIGQVAHVRDGSPPQTNIVRVNGGHSVLMAALKNGDASTLTLVSRIRDMLPQISETLPPSLKISLLGDASTFVRESIGSVAREGIIAALLTSVMILVFLGSWRSTVIIAASIPLAVLSAIALLSAAGQTLNVMTLGGLALAVGILVDDATVTIENVNWHLEQGKGVREAILDGAAQIVGPAFVSLLCICIVFVPMFLLDGIAGYLFRPMALAVIFAMASSFVLSRTLVPTMALYLLKPHRVEGGVGHHPEDAFLNHHEGDHPQHRRARLAAMLVRWQQRFEGGFSLVRDRYHALLGLALANRRRFLVGFMACVLVSFALLPTLGQDFFPATEASALSLHVRLPLGTRIEETAAAFDRIEARIRQVVPPHEIDAIVDNLGLPMTGINMAYSASGTIGPQDGDIQVSLKPGHGDAVAYEKRLREVLPSAFPGTSFAFLPADTSSQILNFGSPAPLDVRIAGPDAAGNRAYAQELQRRLRHVPGLVDLRLQQPDGYPTLQVDVDRLRANGLGITERDVTNSMVASLAGSGQVAPTFWLSPKNGISYSVVAATPQYRMDSLAALQALPVTGSSGTPQVLGGLAQIQRGSSSAVVSHYNVQPTLDLYASVQGRDLGAVAADVQHVIDGMAGQRPRGTQVGLHGQIDALHVAFTGLGYGLLAAIVLIYLLIVINFQSWTDPFVIITALPAGLAGVVWMLFLTHTTLSVPALTGAILCMGVATANSILVVSFCRERLAEHGDAAKAALEAGFTRFRPVCMTALAMILGMLPTALSTEQNAPLGRAVIGGLLLATCATLLFVPVVFALAHSRKSETAPAGEPLHV is encoded by the coding sequence ATGCTCGGCTTGGTCAGGACCGCGCTCAACAAGCCTTACACCTTCGTGGTGATGGCCATTTTCATCTGCATCGTCGGCCCGCTCAGCGCGCTGCGCACGCCCACCGATGTGTTTCCCGACATCGGCATTCCGGTCGTGGCCGTGGTCTGGCAGTACACCGGCCTGTCGCCCGATGCGATGGCCGGCCGCGTGATCTCGCCCTACGAGCGCGCGCTCAGCACCACCGTCAACGACATCGAGCACATCGAATCGCAGTCGCTGGCCGGCATGGGCGTGGTCAAGGTGTTCTTCCAGCCCGGCGTGGATATCCGCACGGCCAACGCGCAGATCACCGCCATCTCGCAGACCATCGTCAAGCAGATGCCGGCCGGCATGACTCCGCCGCTGATCCTCAACTACAGCGCCTCCACCGTGCCGGTGCTGCAGATGGCGTTCTCCAGCCCCACGCTGGGTGAATCGCAGATCCGCGACCTGGCGCAGAACAGCGTGCGCCCCCCGCTCACCTCCATTGCCGGCCTGGCCATTCCCGCGCCCTACGGCGGCAAGCAGCGGCAGATCACCCTGGACCTGGACCCGCAGGCGCTGGCTGCCAAGGGCCTGTCGGCGCAGGACGTGGGCAACGCGCTGGCAGCGCAGAACCAGATCACCCCGGTGGGTACGGCCAAGCTGGGCAGCAATGAGTTCACCGTGCTGCTCAACAACAGCCCCAGTGACATCCAGGCGCTGAATGATCTGCCGATCCGCACGGTGAACGGTGCAGTGGTGACCATCGGCCAGGTGGCGCACGTGCGCGACGGCTCACCGCCGCAGACCAACATCGTGCGGGTGAACGGCGGCCATTCGGTGTTGATGGCCGCCCTGAAGAACGGCGATGCATCCACGCTCACCCTGGTCAGCCGCATCCGCGACATGCTGCCGCAGATCAGCGAGACCCTGCCGCCGTCGCTGAAGATCTCGCTGCTGGGCGATGCGTCCACTTTCGTGCGCGAATCGATCGGCAGCGTGGCCCGCGAGGGCATCATTGCCGCGCTGCTGACCAGCGTGATGATCCTGGTGTTCCTGGGCAGCTGGCGCTCGACCGTGATCATCGCGGCGTCCATTCCGCTGGCGGTGCTGTCGGCCATCGCGCTGCTGTCGGCGGCGGGGCAGACACTGAACGTGATGACCCTGGGTGGCCTGGCGCTGGCGGTGGGCATCCTGGTGGACGATGCGACGGTCACCATCGAAAACGTCAACTGGCACCTGGAGCAGGGCAAGGGCGTGCGCGAGGCGATCCTGGACGGCGCCGCACAGATCGTCGGCCCGGCGTTCGTGTCGCTGCTGTGCATCTGCATCGTATTCGTGCCGATGTTCCTGCTGGACGGCATTGCCGGCTATCTGTTCCGGCCGATGGCGCTGGCGGTGATTTTCGCCATGGCCAGTTCGTTCGTGCTGTCGCGCACTCTGGTACCGACCATGGCGCTGTACCTGCTGAAGCCGCACCGGGTGGAAGGGGGCGTGGGTCACCACCCCGAAGATGCCTTCCTGAACCACCATGAGGGCGACCACCCGCAGCATCGCCGCGCACGTCTGGCCGCGATGCTGGTGCGCTGGCAGCAGCGCTTCGAGGGCGGTTTCTCATTGGTGCGCGACCGCTATCACGCGCTGCTGGGGCTGGCCCTGGCCAACCGCCGACGCTTCCTGGTCGGCTTCATGGCCTGCGTGCTGGTGTCCTTCGCGCTGCTGCCCACCCTGGGCCAGGACTTCTTCCCGGCCACCGAAGCCAGTGCATTGTCGCTGCACGTGCGGCTGCCGCTGGGCACGCGCATCGAGGAAACCGCAGCGGCCTTCGACCGCATCGAAGCGCGCATCCGGCAGGTGGTGCCGCCGCACGAGATCGACGCCATCGTCGACAACCTGGGCCTGCCGATGACCGGTATCAACATGGCCTACAGTGCCAGCGGCACCATCGGGCCGCAGGACGGTGACATCCAGGTCTCGCTGAAGCCGGGCCACGGCGATGCCGTCGCGTATGAAAAGCGCCTGCGCGAAGTACTGCCGTCGGCCTTCCCCGGCACCAGCTTCGCCTTCCTGCCGGCCGACACCAGCAGCCAGATCCTGAACTTCGGTTCGCCCGCGCCGCTGGATGTACGCATTGCCGGGCCCGATGCCGCCGGCAACCGCGCCTATGCGCAGGAACTGCAGCGCCGCCTGCGGCATGTGCCGGGGCTGGTGGACCTGCGCCTGCAGCAGCCCGATGGCTACCCGACCCTGCAGGTGGACGTGGATCGTCTGCGTGCCAACGGGTTGGGCATCACCGAACGCGATGTGACCAACAGCATGGTGGCCTCGCTGGCCGGTAGCGGGCAGGTGGCGCCCACGTTCTGGCTCAGCCCGAAGAACGGCATCTCCTACAGCGTGGTGGCCGCCACCCCGCAGTACCGCATGGACAGCCTGGCGGCGCTGCAGGCACTGCCGGTGACCGGCAGCAGTGGCACGCCGCAGGTACTGGGCGGCCTGGCGCAGATCCAGCGCGGTTCCAGCTCGGCGGTGGTCAGCCACTACAACGTGCAGCCCACGCTGGATCTGTACGCCAGCGTGCAGGGCCGCGATCTGGGTGCCGTGGCGGCCGACGTGCAGCACGTGATCGATGGCATGGCCGGCCAGCGCCCGCGCGGTACCCAGGTCGGCCTGCATGGCCAGATCGATGCGCTGCATGTGGCCTTCACTGGCCTGGGCTACGGCCTGCTGGCCGCGATCGTGCTGATCTACCTGCTGATCGTCATCAACTTCCAGTCCTGGACCGATCCGTTCGTGATCATCACCGCTTTGCCCGCTGGCCTGGCCGGGGTGGTGTGGATGCTGTTCCTGACCCACACCACGCTGTCGGTGCCGGCATTGACCGGAGCCATCCTGTGCATGGGCGTGGCCACGGCCAACTCCATCCTGGTGGTCAGCTTCTGCCGCGAGCGCCTGGCCGAGCATGGCGATGCTGCCAAGGCCGCGCTGGAAGCCGGCTTCACCCGTTTCCGCCCGGTCTGCATGACCGCGCTGGCGATGATCCTGGGCATGTTGCCGACCGCACTGTCCACCGAACAGAACGCGCCGCTGGGCCGCGCGGTGATCGGCGGCCTGCTGCTGGCGACCTGCGCCACCCTGTTGTTCGTGCCGGTGGTGTTCGCCCTGGCCCATTCCCGCAAGTCCGAAACCGCCCCCGCCGGAGAGCCCCTGCATGTCTGA